The Flavobacterium sp. CBA20B-1 genome includes the window TTATCGTATTCAAATTGGCTCCTGCGTTTAGCATGTGTGTAGCAAATGTATGGCGCAACACATGGGGGCTTTTTTTTCCTTTTGATGTAACACCTCTAAAATAATTATTTATTAAACGATAAACAAATGTTTGATTCAAATTTTGTTTATTTTTTAACAGAAATATATTTTTATCAAAATCGCTACCAAATTGCTCGTTTCTTTTTTGTAAAAACTCGGTTAAAAGCCCAACCACTGAAGATAATATAGGAACTATGCGTTCTTTGGATCTTTTCCCTAAAACTTTTATTTCACGCTTTTGAAGATCCACATCGTGCAGCTGCAGATTGATTAACTCGGTTTTCCGAATTCCCAAGGTATAAAACAGGGTGATGATGATATAGTTTTGCAATCCGAAATAATCATCAGGAAAAGCTGAGCGGTCTATTTGCTGCATTTCGTTTTCGGAAAAAGGCACTTGCAACACTTTTTTGATACGCAACGATTTGTGCGCCTGCAGCGGATACGCTTCGATTGTTTTGGTGATATACAAAAATTTAAAGTAGCTTTTTAAGGAAGCTATCTTGCGGTTGATGGAATTATTGCTCATTTTTTTTTCGGATAAATGCGCAATCCATAACCGAATGTGTTGGTATTTTAGTTCGTTTACAGTGTTAACGGTGTTTTTTGTGAAGTTAAAAAAGGCTTCCACATCTTTCACATATGCATTTACGGTATGCATTGAAAAATGTTTTTCTTTTAAAAGATAGTCGAAATAAGGTTTTAAATACTTTTCCATAAAAAAATCGCTAACCAAAGTTACCTTTAATTAGCGATTTAAAAAAATTGTTTCGACGATTAAATTTCAACTGAATCTTTTAAACGTTGAATGTATTGAGCTTTTTGATTTTGCGCACGTTTTGATACAGAAGGTTTCGTAAAGTTTTTACGAGATCTTAACTGACGTAACGTTCCTGTTTTGTCAAATTTTCTTTTGTAACGTTTTAACGCTCTATCAATATTTTCTCCATCTTTAATTGGAATGATCAACATAATTTATACACCTCCTTTCGTTATGGGTGCAAATGTAGGGATAATTTTTGAATTTGGAATTATGAATTTGGAATTATTTACAAAAAAAGCTTATAACGAACATTATAAAATCAAATAACATCAATATCAATCCCAAAATCAATGAAATTGTATTTAATTCAGGTCCAGGTAAAAGAATCCAAGCCAAACCGTTTAAAATAAAACCTGCAACAAAACTTACAAAAGAAACTATTAATCCTTTACTTTTTGACATCTTCGTTTTGTGAATTCATATAATTTCTAACTTTTGATATATCTGTGTCTGATAAATATAATTTGAAACTAACAATTTTATTTTGGAATAAGGAATTCATTTTCGTTTTTAAAATAACACTTTTATTCTTTTTAACAACTTCCAAAATAGGTTGTACATAAGAAAATCCTTTTGAATAGATTAAATTACAAGGCTTTTTATATAGTAAAATTATGGGTTGCGCTTGTTTAATATA containing:
- the rpsU gene encoding 30S ribosomal protein S21, whose amino-acid sequence is MLIIPIKDGENIDRALKRYKRKFDKTGTLRQLRSRKNFTKPSVSKRAQNQKAQYIQRLKDSVEI
- a CDS encoding tyrosine-type recombinase/integrase; the encoded protein is MEKYLKPYFDYLLKEKHFSMHTVNAYVKDVEAFFNFTKNTVNTVNELKYQHIRLWIAHLSEKKMSNNSINRKIASLKSYFKFLYITKTIEAYPLQAHKSLRIKKVLQVPFSENEMQQIDRSAFPDDYFGLQNYIIITLFYTLGIRKTELINLQLHDVDLQKREIKVLGKRSKERIVPILSSVVGLLTEFLQKRNEQFGSDFDKNIFLLKNKQNLNQTFVYRLINNYFRGVTSKGKKSPHVLRHTFATHMLNAGANLNTIKELLGHASLSSTQIYTHTSLASLKKMYNQTHPRSKTDDDDL